One window of the Ictidomys tridecemlineatus isolate mIctTri1 unplaced genomic scaffold, mIctTri1.hap1 Scaffold_926, whole genome shotgun sequence genome contains the following:
- the LOC101976850 gene encoding LOW QUALITY PROTEIN: arylsulfatase D (The sequence of the model RefSeq protein was modified relative to this genomic sequence to represent the inferred CDS: deleted 2 bases in 1 codon; substituted 2 bases at 2 genomic stop codons) → MHLNHPGPTGGRVGVTLTKRERSSVDLGRLHPAPGRVPLAASAPGCPTLSPVPGPPPARLHPHSRTRPALLLAPKSPIPPQRNCAGPYDPPPPPLKTAGDSTLLLLLVCWLLQTCEQKSPNAFKPNILLILADALGIREVGCYGNLTLRTPNIDRLVEGGMRLTQHLAAPPLCTPSRATPIRWKCSFPSGMDNNEYLVLYWNAGSGGLPANETTFAKIPKEQGYAISLVRKWHQGVSCESRGDHCHHPLNHSFHYLYXLPFTLINNCDPDRPPELGITVAARFSRYTRILALGVLTHMAAKLSGLLSDPXTAVGRTASLVFTMWFSSCGFLRLWNCVLMRNHQVTEQPMDVGSTTRRMLQEATAYIQRNKDRPFLLFVSRLHVHTPLLTLKAFLRRSCHGLYRDNVEGMEWFVGHLTPPALHIKTMPADDVLDISLQVSPGFRGDAVLSRPGYDSHSTVITHVPVVSGQGALSLTVQYKVACA, encoded by the exons GAAGGCTCCATCCAGCTCCTGGGCGCGTACCCCTCGCAGCCTCAGCTCCGGGGTGCCCAACACTCAGTCCCGTCCCTGGCCCACCCCCAGCACGCCTACACCCCCACTCTAGGACACGCCCCGCCCTGCTCTTGGCCCCCAAGTCCCCCATCCCGCCCCAGCGCAACTGTGCAGGGCCTTATGACCCTCCCCCACCGCCGCTAAAAACCGCAGG GGACTCCACCCTGCTTCTCCTCCTTGTATGTTGGCTTCTGCAGACCTGTGAGCAGAAATCACCGAACGCCTTCAAGCCAAACATCCTGCTGATCTTGGCAGATGCTCTGGGCATCAGGGAAGTTGGTTGCTATGGGAACCTTACACTGAG GACCCCCAATATCGACCGGCTGGTGGAGGGGGGCATGAGACTCACCCAGCACCTGGCAGCCCCCCCTCTCTGCACTCCAAGCAGAGCCACTCCAATCAGGTGG aaatgttcttttccttctg GAATGGACAACAATGAGTACCTGGTCCTCTACTGGAATGCAGGCTCAGGCGGGCTTCCTGCCAATGAAACCACTTTTGCAAAAATCCCAAAGGAACAAGGCTATGCCATCAGCCTCGTAA GAAAGTGGCACCAGGGCGTGAGCTGCGAGTCCCGCGGTGACCACTGCCACCACCCGCTGAACCATAGCTTCCACTACTTATATTGACTGCCCTTCACCCTGATTAACAACTGCGACCCTGACAGGCCCCCAGAGCTGGGGATCACAGTGGCTGCCCGGTTCAGCCGCTACACCCGAATCCTGGCTCTGGGCGTCCTGACACACATGGCTGCCAAACTCAGTGGCCTCCTCTCGGATCCCTAGACTGCAGTTGGGCGCACAGCCAGCCTCGTCTTCACCATGTGGTTCTCCAGCTGTGGGTTCCTGCGACTCTGG AACTGTGTGCTCATGCGGAACCACCAGGTCACCGAGCAGCCCATGGATGTGGGGAGCACCACCAGACGGATGCTGCAGGAAGCCACGGCCTACATTCAAAG AAACAAGGACAggccctttctcctctttgtgtCCCGGCTGCACGTCCACACTCCTCTGTTGACCTTGAAAGCCTTCCTCAGGAGAAGCTGCCATGGTTTATACAGAGACAACGTGGAGGGGATGGAGTGGTTTGTAG GGCACTTGACCCCACCGGCACTGCACATCAAAACCATGCCTGCTGACGACGTCCTGGATATTTCTTTGCAAGTCTCTCCTGGTTTTCGAGGTGACGCGGTGCTAAGCAGACCTGGGTACGACAGTCATAGCACCGTGATCACACATGTCCCTGTGGTCTCTGGGCAGGGGGCTCTTTCTCTGACGGTCCAGTACAAGGTGGCTTGTGCATAG